From Apium graveolens cultivar Ventura chromosome 9, ASM990537v1, whole genome shotgun sequence, the proteins below share one genomic window:
- the LOC141684422 gene encoding uncharacterized protein LOC141684422: MSGYQNSPPDPYRHYPPPGYGPPPGYPSAPPPPQSPYEGYPPQLPPGYPYAPTQSQVYQGYFNGGGYPPPPPQQLPPYQVYQYDEHHHHCHDHHDNGSSFLQGCLAALCCCCLFEECCY; this comes from the exons ATGAGCGGTTACCAAAACTCCCCTCCAGATCCCTACCGTCACTATCCTCCTCCag GGTATGGTCCGCCACCAGGATACCCATCTGCACCCCCACCTCCTCAGTCACCATACGAAGGCTACCCACCACAGCTGCCACCTGGGTACCCATATGCTCCAACACAAAGTCAAGTTTATCAGGGCTATTTTAATGGTGGTGGGTATCCTCCTCCACCACCTCAGCAACTTCCTCCTTACCAGGTCTACCAGTATGATGAgcatcatcatcactgtcatgATCATCACGATAATGGTTCCTCCTTCTTACAGGGATG TTTGGCTGCCCTTTGTTGCTGCTGTCTGTTTGAAGAATGCTGCTACTAA
- the LOC141685064 gene encoding uncharacterized protein LOC141685064 — protein sequence MGETNSGKIRLKLLVDRTANRVLLVEAEKEFVDFLFHILTLPVGTVVKLLSTNKMFGSLGKIYKSIDAMDTHYMEHYSSKEPLLNPKIFSNLGDTPFFLGNKTTTDEINATNKFYRCNRNCANILQAIPMERVVVVVGLLAR from the coding sequence ATGGGAGAAACTAATTCAGGAAAAATCAGGCTGAAGCTCCTTGTAGACAGAACTGCCAATCGAGTCCTTCTCGTTGAAGCTGAAAAAGAATTTGTGGATTTTCTATTTCATATTTTAACTCTCCCAGTCGGAACAGTCGTGAAGCTTCTGTCCACAAACAAAATGTTTGGTTCTCTGGGGAAAATTTACAAAAGCATCGATGCCATGGATACCCACTACATGGAACATTACTCTTCCAAAGAGCCTCTTCTTAATCCAAAGATTTTTTCCAATCTTGGAGATACTCCTTTCTTTCTTGGCAACAAAACTACTACTGATGAAATTAATGCTACCAATAAATTCTACCGATGTAACAGGAATTGTGCAAATATTTTGCAGGCTATCCCTATGGAACGTGTAGTTGTGGTTGTGGGACTTCTCGCGAGATGA